The Astyanax mexicanus isolate ESR-SI-001 chromosome 14, AstMex3_surface, whole genome shotgun sequence genome window below encodes:
- the gnpnat1 gene encoding glucosamine 6-phosphate N-acetyltransferase, with protein sequence MSPASGMLLDETPLFDSSLLQDLDWGSNTVSFCPPISPSAPGEGLLLRPLCPADFDRGYYKVLSQLTVAGDVTKEQFKANFEHMRRTGDYYVIVVEDTNLGQIVATATLIVEHKFIHSCAKRGRVEEVVVSDVCRGKQLGKLLVSTLTLLSRKLQCYKITLECAENNVDFYKKFGYSPSEETYMQCRFFD encoded by the exons ATGTCTCC GGCGTCTGGAATGCTGCTGGACGAGACCCCCCTGTTCGACTCCTCTCTGCTGCAGGATCTGGACTGGGGCAGCAACACCGTGTCCTTCTGCCCCCCCATCTCCCCCTCAGCGCCGGGGGAGGGGCTGCTGCTCCGCCCCCTCTGCCCTGCAGATTTCGACAGAG GATACTACAAGGTCTTATCGCAGCTGACGGTGGCTGGAGACGTCACTAAAGAACAATTCAAAG CCAACTTCGAGCACATGAGGAGAACGGGCGACTATTACGTCATCGTGGTGGAGGACACCAATCTCGGGCAAATTGTTGCCACTGCAACTCTGATCGTAGAGCACAAATTCATCCATTCCTGCGCAAAG CGAGGGCGTGTTGAGGAGGTGGTCGTCAGTGACGTCTGCAGAGGGAAACAGCTGGGAAAACt GCTGGTCTCTACACTGACTCTGCTCAGCAGGAAGCTGCAGTGCTATAAGATCACGCTGGAGTGCGCCGAGAACAACGTAGACTTCTATAAGAAGTTCGGATACTCACCGTCGGAGGAGACGTACATGCAGTGCCGCTTCTTCGACTGA